The following coding sequences are from one Salvia hispanica cultivar TCC Black 2014 chromosome 3, UniMelb_Shisp_WGS_1.0, whole genome shotgun sequence window:
- the LOC125214197 gene encoding uncharacterized protein LOC125214197 yields the protein MCNWRGRGVRERKESCVNIEREKASKKSDDCDEQTSLSSLAMSKLGCLLHGVDFRAIFVFLLVAPACVFTLYCHYQKLTYFLRPLWESPPKPFVPLTHYYNPNVSMATLCRLHGWGIRESPRRVYDAVLFSNEIDMLTIRWKELHPYVTGYVLLESNSTFTGLPKPLNFAIHRELFKSIEARLTYGEIGGRFRRGENPFVEEAYQRLALDQLIRVAGIEHDDLLIMSDVDEIPSGHTIDLLRWCDDVPKVIHLQLRNYLYSFEFQQHQLSWRASVHRYRKGRTRYAHYRQTDLLLPESGWHCSFCFRHISDFVFKMKAYSHSDRVRFSRFLNPKRIQDIICTGGDLYDMLPEEYTFRDIIGTMGPIPHSLSAVDLPSYLLENAEKYKYLLPGNCVRERG from the exons atgtgTAATTGGAGAGGAAGAGgggttagagagagaaaggaaagcTGTGTGAacattgagagagagaaagcttCCAAAAAAAGTGATGATTGTGATGAG CAAACTTCCCTATCATCTCTAGCCATGTCGAAACTCGGTTGCCTCCTCCACGGCGTAGATTTCCGAGCGATCTTCGTCTTCCTCCTCGTTGCCCCGGCCTGCGTCTTCACCTTATATTGCCACTACCAAAAGCTCACCTACTTCCTCCGCCCCCTATGGGAGTCGCCCCCGAAGCCCTTCGTCCCTCTCACGCACTACTACAACCCGAACGTCTCGATGGCCACCCTATGCCGCCTCCACGGCTGGGGCATCCGCGAGTCCCCTAGACGCGTCTATGACGCGGTCCTGTTTAGCAACGAGATTGACATGCTCACTATCCGGTGGAAGGAGTTGCATCCTTATGTCACAGGATACGTGTTACTTGAGTCGAATTCCACTTTCACTGGCCTTCCAAAGCCCCTTAACTTCGCAATCCACAGGGAACTGTTCAAATCTATAGAAGCGAGGTTAACGTACGGCGAGATAGGTGGGAGGTTCCGCAGAGGCGAGAACCCCTTCGTTGAGGAGGCGTACCAGCGCTTGGCGCTTGACCAGCTTATCCGTGTCGCGGGGATTGAGCACGACGACTTGCTGATCATGTCGGACGTGGACGAGATCCCAAGCGGGCACACGATCGACCTCCTTAGGTGGTGCGACGACGTTCCTAAGGTTATCCACCTCCAGCTCAGGAACTACCTGTACTCGTTCGAGTTCCAGCAGCACCAGCTGAGCTGGAGGGCTTCGGTACATAGGTACCGCAAGGGGAGGACCCGTTACGCGCACTACCGCCAAACGGACCTCCTCCTCCCCGAATCGGGATGGCACTGCAGCTTCTGCTTCCGCCACATAAGCGACTTCGTCTTCAAGATGAAGGCCTACAGCCACAGCGACCGGGTGAGATTCTCCCGGTTCTTGAACCCGAAAAGGATTCAAGACATTATTTGTACGGGGGGAGATTTATACGACATGCTGCCTGAGGAGTACACGTTCCGGGACATCATCGGGACAATGGGGCCAATCCCTCATTCGCTGTCGGCCGTTGACCTCCCGTCCTATCTGTTGGAGAACGCCGAGAAGTACAAGTACCTTCTGCCCGGGAACTGCGTGCGCGAGCGTGGATGA
- the LOC125209962 gene encoding probable disease resistance RPP8-like protein 4, which translates to MAAYGALVSLMHIIDTLKKHPSPPISIDEKQVQSLTQNITFLQDFLDGYVSPFADSHEADPLERRIADAVYAAEDVIESHIVDQIHSGSTIVADHDFYHNLHKVIEEMDLINKEVKSIALQAQTKQKPVAALSASSPTVKENVIVGSNEVFLDVLDKLTSDQLNRQIIPITGMGGIGKTTLAMNLFENALVKERFDIRAWTTISQTYNVRETLRELLFRASG; encoded by the coding sequence ATGGCTGCTTATGGAGCTCTGGTTTCTCTTATGCATATCATAGATACCCTCAAGAAACATCCTTCTCCTCCCATTTCTATCGACGAAAAACAAGTTCAATCCCTCACTCAAAACATTACCTTCTTGCAGGATTTTCTTGATGGCTATGTTTCCCCTTTTGCTGATAGCCACGAAGCTGATCCATTGGAGCGTCGCATTGCTGATGCAGTTTACGCGGCTGAGGATGTTATCGAATCCCATATTGTGGATCAAATTCACAGTGGATCCACAATCGTTGCAGATCATGACTTCTATCACAATCTACACAAAGTGATAGAAGAAATGGATCTGATCAACAAAGAGGTGAAGAGCATTGCACTTCAAGCTCAGACCAAGCAGAAGCCCGTTGCTGCCTTGTCGGCGTCTTCTCCCACTGTGAAAGAGAACGTGATCGTGGGCTCTAACGAAGTTTTTCTTGACGTTTTGGATAAGCTCACCAGTGATCAACTCAACCGCCAGATCATCCCCATCACGGGGATGGGTGGCATTGGTAAGACCACTCTTGCCATGAATCTATTTGAGAATGCACTTGTTAAGGAGCGCTTTGATATTCGTGCTTGGACTACAATTTCTCAAACATATAATGTTAGAGAAACACTCAGAGAACTTCTTTTTCGAGCTAGTGGATGA